The following are from one region of the Hymenobacter radiodurans genome:
- a CDS encoding DNA-binding protein: MQVSFDFPPAFIPNLAAAIAQHLNAPVATPERKDAMLTVTEAAKLLCGSPKYVRQLISLGKVKYIDANRGTGLRPSYTLMESDVRAYLKDLRR; encoded by the coding sequence ATGCAAGTATCCTTCGACTTCCCTCCTGCCTTCATTCCGAACCTTGCCGCTGCCATTGCTCAGCATCTAAACGCTCCTGTAGCTACTCCTGAGCGCAAGGATGCCATGCTCACCGTAACCGAGGCGGCGAAGTTGCTATGTGGGTCACCCAAATATGTGAGACAATTAATCTCACTAGGTAAAGTGAAGTACATCGACGCTAATAGAGGCACAGGATTACGACCTAGCTACACGTTGATGGAATCGGACGTTCGGGCCTATCTGAAGGACCTACGGAGGTAA
- a CDS encoding Kelch repeat-containing protein — protein MVKLLIGLLLVGFLLGCQKDPKETEQTGPQPRIVSFVSTADTIGALVRILTMNSSPAATENILYFDTTPTTPFAVRGDTLLVRVPPGATSGLVALQVRGQRTTSVTPFTVLSGRWRRRADTPSARLWPVVVSSGTVAYWGLGELMPPGFRFTQRDLWRYDPAANGWERQADLLGPLRSNAVAFSLGSLIYVGMGRNANNTALLVHDFYAFSPTTNQWTPKASLPSPREDGFSVTFTLNGKAYLVGTKADRRTWEYDPQADTWTQKKDFPGSPRYDAVGFTLGNSAYVAGGTGDVQERVQLLDNFWAYTPSTDTWSLKATLPQSRRALMAFVVGSKAYAGINFTKDIYEYDPARDAWTLKTRFPGAAFYYTQGFSLNGKGYVVGGIPSIGISSELWEFTP, from the coding sequence ATGGTTAAATTATTAATCGGGCTTCTACTGGTGGGTTTCCTACTCGGCTGCCAAAAAGACCCTAAGGAAACCGAACAAACCGGGCCACAGCCCCGCATTGTGAGTTTTGTCAGCACCGCGGATACCATCGGGGCCTTGGTGCGCATCCTGACAATGAATAGCAGCCCGGCGGCGACGGAGAACATCCTCTATTTTGATACGACGCCCACCACGCCCTTTGCCGTTCGTGGCGATACGCTACTAGTGCGCGTGCCCCCAGGAGCCACCTCGGGCCTGGTGGCCTTGCAGGTCCGGGGGCAGCGCACGACCAGCGTCACCCCCTTTACCGTGCTCAGCGGACGCTGGCGCCGCCGGGCCGATACGCCCAGTGCGCGCCTGTGGCCGGTGGTCGTCAGCAGCGGGACTGTGGCCTATTGGGGCCTAGGGGAACTCATGCCGCCCGGCTTTCGCTTCACCCAGCGGGACCTGTGGCGCTATGACCCGGCCGCCAACGGCTGGGAGCGCCAAGCCGATCTGCTCGGCCCGTTGCGCTCGAATGCGGTAGCGTTTAGCCTCGGCTCCCTGATCTACGTGGGCATGGGCCGCAATGCCAATAACACCGCATTACTGGTACATGATTTCTACGCCTTTAGCCCTACCACGAACCAGTGGACGCCCAAAGCCAGTCTGCCCAGCCCGCGGGAAGACGGCTTTAGCGTGACGTTTACGCTGAACGGGAAAGCCTACTTGGTGGGGACGAAGGCCGACCGGCGCACGTGGGAGTATGATCCGCAGGCGGATACCTGGACGCAGAAAAAAGACTTCCCCGGCTCGCCGCGCTACGACGCCGTGGGGTTTACCTTGGGCAACAGCGCCTACGTGGCTGGAGGGACAGGGGACGTCCAGGAACGAGTGCAGCTCCTCGATAATTTCTGGGCCTATACGCCCAGCACCGACACTTGGTCCCTCAAGGCGACCCTACCTCAGTCGCGCAGGGCACTGATGGCGTTTGTCGTGGGCAGCAAAGCCTACGCGGGGATCAATTTCACCAAAGACATCTATGAGTATGACCCAGCCCGCGACGCGTGGACACTGAAGACGCGGTTTCCCGGCGCGGCATTCTATTACACGCAGGGCTTTAGCCTAAATGGCAAAGGTTACGTGGTCGGTGGGATTCCGTCTATCGGCATTTCCTCAGAGCTGTGGGAGTTCACACCCTAG